From the Simplicispira suum genome, the window ACCACCGCATTGCGCAGTCCCATAGACAACGAGGAGCCCACGACAGTCTGCACCAGTGTCGTGTCGGTCGTCAGGCGCGAGAGCACTTCGCCGCTTTGCGTGGTCTCAAAAAACTGCGGACTTTGGCGCAGTACGTGCGCATACACGGCGTTGCGCAAATCGGCTGTCACGCGCTCGCCCAGCCAGCTCACCAGATAGAAGCGCGCCGAAGAAAACAGGCCCAGCATGATGGCCACGCCAAACAGCGCCAGAAAATGCTCGCGCAATGCCAGCGCCTTGGCTCCACCGGTTTCGGGCGTCAAACCACCGTCGATGAGTGCGCGCAAGGCCATCGGAAACACCAGCGTGGCAACAGCCGCCAGCAGCAGAAACAGAAACGCCAGCGCCATGCGGGCGCGGTACGGGCGCAAGAACGGCAACAGTCCGGAAAGCGCACGTGGGGCCGCAGTAGGCGGCAAGCTTTGGGTGTCAGAGGGCATGCGCCGCAGTGTAGGTGCAGCCTCGCGGCAGTGGTTCTGTAGGCACTTTTACATACGCGTTAGTCCCAGTGCTACACCAGGCTGCGCCCCTTACCATTCCTCGCAATCCAAGCGTCTTTTGCATTTGATCAAAATGCATCGACTGTTTTTTTTTCCATGAAAGTACCCCCGCCGCGATGAGCGATTTCATTCTTGAGACTCGGAATTTGACGAAAGAGTTCAAGGGCTTTACCGCCGTGAGCGATGTCACCTTGAACGTACAGCGCCACACGATCCATGCCCTGATAGGTCCGAACGGGGCCGGCAAAACCACGTGTTTCAATTTGCTGACCAAGTTCCTGGAGCCGACGTCGGGCAGCATTCGCTTCAATGGGCGCGACATCACGCGCGAGCAGCCCGCCCAGATTGCACGCCGTGGTGTGATCCGCTCATTCCAGATTTCAGCGGTTTTTCCTCACCTCACCCTCATTGAGAACGTTCGCGTCGGGTTGCAGCGCAAGCTGGGCACATCGTTTCATTTCTGGCGCAGCGCGCGCAGCCTGCACCAACTCGATGACCGTGCGATGCATTTGCTCACCGAAGTCGGGCTGGAAGACATGGCAGACGAAGTCACCGTCAACCTGCCCTATGGCCGCAAGCGGGCCCTCGAAATTGCGACCACCCTTGCCATGGAGCCTGAGCTGATGCTGCTTGACGAGCCAACCCAGGGCATGGGCCATGAAGACGTGGACCGTGTCACCGAGCTCATCCGAAAGGTGTCTGCCGGACGCACCATCCTGATGGTGGAGCACAACATGAAAGTGGTCTC encodes:
- a CDS encoding ABC transporter ATP-binding protein; translation: MSDFILETRNLTKEFKGFTAVSDVTLNVQRHTIHALIGPNGAGKTTCFNLLTKFLEPTSGSIRFNGRDITREQPAQIARRGVIRSFQISAVFPHLTLIENVRVGLQRKLGTSFHFWRSARSLHQLDDRAMHLLTEVGLEDMADEVTVNLPYGRKRALEIATTLAMEPELMLLDEPTQGMGHEDVDRVTELIRKVSAGRTILMVEHNMKVVSTIADRITVLQRGAVLAEGPYEEVSVNPDVMEAYMGSTDAQLQGAH